A genomic region of Papaver somniferum cultivar HN1 chromosome 7, ASM357369v1, whole genome shotgun sequence contains the following coding sequences:
- the LOC113298967 gene encoding glutathione S-transferase F9-like, whose product MVVKVYGTAMASASRRVLSCLIEKNVEFEIIPVDLMKGEHKQPEFLKLQPFGVVPAIQDGDFILYESRAIIRYYAEKYREQGPDLLGKTVEERAVVEQWLEVESQNYHPPIYNLVKHLLFHPKMGLPIDEKLMEESEEKLGKVLDIYEERLSKSKYLAGDFYSLADLTHLPFTHYLVNDIGKAYMIKDRKHVSAWWDDITSRSSWKQVLEI is encoded by the exons GTATATGGAACGGCTATGGCATCCGCATCGAGAAGAGTCCTCAGTTGCTTAATCGAAAAGAATGTGGAATTTGAGATCATACCTGTTGATTTGATGAAAGGCGAACATAAGCAACCTGAATTCCTCAAATTGCAGCCCTTTGGAGTTGTCCCAGCAATACAAGATGGTGACTTCATTCTCTATG AATCAAGGGCGATCATACGGTACTACGCGGAGAAGTACAGGGAACAGGGACCAGATTTGCTTGGAAAGACAGTAGAAGAAAGGGCCGTAGTAGAACAATGGCTAGAAGTTGAAAGCCAGAATTATCATCCACCCATATACAACTTAGTAAAGCATCTCCTATTTCATCCAAAGATGGGATTGCCTATTGATGAGAAGCTAATGGAAGAGAGTGAAGAGAAGCTTGGCAAGGTTTTGGACATATATGAAGAGAGGCTTTCAAAGAGCAAGTATTTGGCTGGAGATTTTTACAGTCTTGCTGATCTTACTCATTTACCTTTCACACATTACTTGGTGAATGATATTGGTAAGGCATATATGATCAAGGACAGGAAACATGTGAGTGCTTGGTGGGATGATATTACTAGCAGATCATCTTGGAAACAGGTCCTTGAGATCTAA